In Candidatus Poribacteria bacterium, the DNA window TGCCACCACGCCGTGCAATCCTCGCGCAGATTGATCCGAGGCGCGAAGCACGCGCCGCTCAACGCGCTGATCTCGCCGTAGTCCGCCTCGACGCCCAGGAGTTGCGCCGCTGCTTGTACACACTCGGCGAACGTGTCCGTGCCGGTGCCCGTGAGTTGCAGTGATCCGTAGTCCATGGCGAATGCCTCCTGCGTTGACGCCTCCGCGTGTCCAGTGATGGCAGCCAGCGCCACAAGAGCGATCAGCGACACGCAGCCGCCGTGACCGCGTCGGGTACGGCTCATGGGATTACTCCTGAACGCCGTGGGCGGAGCGAAGCAGGTCAAGCGCCGTCTCGATCCGTGCGACCGCTTTCTGTTCCAGCTCGAGCGCTTGTGCGAGCGTCGCGGCTTCGCCGTCGCGCATCTCCTGCGTCCAGCTCTTCCCGTCGGCGAGTTGCCAAGGGAACGGCGCGTTCCCGCGTCCCGCCTTCAGCGCCTCGACGATCCGCTCGTAGTCGGCAGCGGCTCCTCTGAGCGCGTCGCGGGCGGCTCCATCGAGCTCCCCGGCGATGGATCGCAGGTAGCGCACTGCGCTCGAACGCGCGTCGATCAGGCTCATGTAGCACCAGGCGTTGACATGCGTCAGGAACCCTGAGTCCTCGGCCTTGGCGAACATCGCCGCGTTCCGCAGGTCTCGGATCCAGGCATCGTACGCGGCGAATCCGCTCGCGTAGGACCCGTATTTCGGTGTGTTGGCGATCTCGACGGCGATCTCGAGCGACCGGATGATCGCTTCGGCATTGGGGCGATGGGCTCCCGACGCGTCGATGCTGCGGGCAGTCCACGGTTCATCGGGAGCCCAGACGCTCTCGACGATCCAGGGGAACTTCGTGGCGGGCTCGTAGTGGTCAGTCTTGAGGTAGTAGTCGCGGCAGAGGAGGACTTCGCCGCCCTTCTCGTAGCCGGTGATGACGCCCCAGTCCGCGTGCTCGACCAGCTGGATGCCCAGCACGGGGCGTCCCGCGTCGATGGACTCGACGATGAACCGCCGGGCTTTCGCGACCTCGTCGGGGTTCTTGAGGTCGGCCGAGCAGAACTCCCCGCCATATCCAAACGCCACGCGAGCTGGGCTTTCGTGGTTGAATCCCACGTTCGCGTCGGGAGCGCTCGGACACCACTGCGGTTGACGGATGTGCAGTCGGAACGCCGCGCCGGAGAGACCCATCACGTCATCGTACGTGACATCCGAGCCAAGTGCGCGTAACGCGACCGTCAACGCGCCAATGAAGGTGTTCTCGGTTCCCTTGCCCCACTCCAGCCGCTCGACGCCAGGGATCGTCCTACGGTCCATCGTCTGTCCTTCCTGGATTGCTGCGAGTAGCGCGGACGGGGTGAGGAACACGTACAAGATAGCGATACGGCACACCATGGCAGATGCCTCCTGCCTTGCCCGTTGCGCCATACCAGCCGTCGTGTCGAGTGGGTCTGGGTACTAGGACGTGCCGCCGTCAAGTCCCGTTGCGGCGAATCGCGAGCGTTGGGAGAGGGCGGGGCACGCGAAGCGCCGTCCGGTGATGCGGGACCGGACGGCGCTGCGTGAAACGTGGGTCGCATGGCGGCTCGTGGCTAGACGCCCGAGCGACTGTGCTGCAGGTTCGCGGCGCGGATCGTGTTCCGCACCAGCATGGCGATGGTCATCGGACCGACCCCGCCGGGAACCGGTGAGATCGCCGACGCAACTTGGCTCGCCGACTCGAAGTGCACGTCGCCGACGATTCGGTAGCCCTTCGGAGCCGACTCGTCTGCCACCCGGTTCACGCCGACGTCGATGACGGCGCACCCCGGCTTCAACATCTCGCCGGTCACGACCTCCGGGCTCCCGGCGGCGGCGATGACGATGTCGGCATCCCGCGTGTAGACTGAGAAGTCAGGTGTCGCGGTGTGGCAGACGGTAACCGTCGCGTTCCCGCGAGGCGTTTTCTGGACGAGCATGTTCATCAACGGCTTGCCCACGACGTTCGATCTGCCGAGGATCACAGCGTGCTTCCCGGCAGGTTCGCATCGGGCTCGAAGCATCATCTCGACGATGCCGCTCGGCGTGCAGGGCTCGAACAACGGAGCCCCGACGACGGCTTGCCCGACGTTCGTCGGGTGGAACCCGTCGACGTCCTTGCGATAGTCCAGCGCCTCGATGACGCGAGTCGACGATATCTGGCGCGGGAGCGGCATCTGTACCAAGATACCGTTGACGGCGGCGGCGGCGTTCAGTTGGTCGATGAGCGCGAGTAACTCGTCCTCCGTGGTCGAAGCCGGCAGCACGATGGTCTTCTCGGTGATCCCGACCCGCTCGCACGCCTGACCCTTGCGGTTGACGTAGACGTGAGACGCGGGGTCGTCTCCCACCAGAACTACCGTCAGGTGCGGCGTAACGCCCGTGTCGGCTCGGAACGACTCGACTTCCTTGGCGACCTCTCGCTCAATGGTGCGGGCGATCTTCTTGCCGTCGATGATTTCTGCGGACATAGGCTATCCTTAGTGCGTCGTGCAGAGCTCGGCGGAACGGACGACCGGGAGGCGGACGATGCATTTGCGGCGTGTGCAGACGGGGCTGAGTCGCGGGTCGCGCGGCGCGATGACGATCTCGTTCGCTCTGCACCTGGTCGGTTTGGTCGGGGTGTCGGTATACCTGGTTGCGACACGGCTCCCGTACGCCGATGAGTCCCAACTCGCCATCGAGTGGGTGGAGCTCCCACAGGAGCAGGTGCGCCGGCTGTTCCCTCGCAAGGAGCCGATGCCTGTCACGAAGACGATGCCTCTCACCGTCGCGACGCGCACAACGCCAATGGCGACCTTCTCGCCCAACATGATACCGGAAGTCGTGAGGCGCTCAAGCAACGTCCTGACACAGAGCGTCGAGGTGAACCCTCACCCCGTTCGTACCGCGTTGCCGCAGATCACAACCGCAGCCTCTTTGAACACTAGCCGAGCATCCGCCACGCTGCCAGAGCGTTCGAGCACGCCCTTCGGCGACACGTCTGGGCGAGGCGTCGAGACGGGCAGAACGCGTGCCGCCGCCGGTGTGCTGGGAAGGCAGGGCTTGTCCATCGTCGAATCGACCGGCACGCAGGGCTTGGGCATCTCCCAGCCGAAGTTCGTCGATACGACGGCGCTCTTAGCGGATGCCCAGCTCGGAGCCGTGCTCCAGGGCAAGGGGCGCGACATCACGGGTCACATTCGGATCATCCGCGTCAAGCACACGCTGTCGGACTGGTGGCAAGACCCGACGGCGATGGCGAGCATGATCGAGAACATCCAGGCGAACACGCGCCTCCGCGCCGACATGAAATTCGAGGGAGGCGCGCTTCCACTCACGGACGACCGAATCCTCGACGCGCCCCTGCTCGTCATGACGGGACACGACAAGGACATCACCGTGTCGCGGAACATGGTTCGCGGCGGGCCCCTAACCGACGGGCTGACAGATGCCGAGCGCGTGAACCTGCGTCGCTACCTGCTCGACCGCAAGGGTACCCTCTTCTTCGACGATTGCGGTTTCAACGGCATCTTCGCCGAGCAGGTCCGGCAAGAGCTGCGCCACATCTTGCCCGAGTACGACCTACAGGACATCCCGCACAACCACGAAATCTACACGGTGTATTACGAACTATCGGGTCCGCCCACCGGCGGCGACGTGTTCTGGAACTCCGAGAACAACCCCCAAGTATCGCGGTTCCGTTCGCACAAGGGCATTACCATCGACGGCAGGCTGGCGGTCCTCTACAACCGCAAGGACTACATGTGCGCCATGGAGACCGCCGAGATCGAGAGCCGCACCATGCTCCGCCTGCGACGTTCGCCCGACGTGTATCGGTTCATGACGAATCTGCTCGTCTACGCGATGAAGTACGGCGGCAACGTCGATCGGACGCACTACTCCTCGCGCTGAGCTTGCCCTCTCCTCCCGGTTGCACGTAACCTACCCGTCGTTCCGCTCCCGACGAAGCCTTCGAGGACGCGCATGCTGGCATCCGTTTGTTTCGATGTCGAAGACCTCGTCACGCCGGAGAGCGATGACGCCGCGAAGTGGATCGCGTCGATCATGGAGTCGGTAGGTCTCACCGGCACGTTCTTCCTCGTCGGCGAGAAAGTGCGCCTGCTCCGAGAACGCGGCAGAGAAGACGTCATCAGCCACCTGAAGGCCCACGAGCTCGGGTTCCACTCGACGTGGCATTCGGTTCCCCCAACCGTCTGCGCGGTGTGCGAGGACGCATCGTTTCTGGGCGGAGTGCAGCGACTCATGGAGCGCGAGCGCGACGGCTGGGAACTCGCCGAGGCGATCCTCGGGACGCGTCTCATCGGCTGGGCGACGACCGGCGGCTCATGGACGCCGTCGCTCTGCGGGCTGATGCATCAGTTCGGCGGCGTGCAGGCGTACTCTCCGGCGTGCTTCGGCGAACACAGCGTGGTGTGGTACGGCAACTGCCTGAATTTCGGACAGCTCATCGGCGGTCTGGACGCCTCGTTCGCCAACGACGGCGACTATGCAAACGCCATCGCTCGGTTCGAGACGGCGCTGGAATCCGCGCTCAACTCGACGCGCGACTGGCAGGGCTTGTTCGGCGGACACCCGACGCGGGTGATCTCGCATGAGTTCTGGGACGGCGTCAACTTCCAGGGCAGCGCGAATCCGCCGCGCGATCAGTGGAAGCGCCAGCCGCTGCGCACGCCGGACGAGATCGACACGGCGCAGCGCAACTTTGAGAACTTCTGCAAGAGGCTCATTGCCGACCCGCGTCTTCGCTTGGTTCCGCTGTCCGAAGCGGCGCGCCGGTTCAGTTCGCAGAGCCCGGGATGCTCGGGCAGTGCGCTGTTGGAAGTCGCCCGACGCATCTCTGACGAGGAACGACCCGTCTTTACCGAGTCGTTCTCGACGGCGGAGCTGCTCGTCATGATGGCGTACGCCGTCCTCCTCGGCAGAACGGACGGCGCGTGGTTCGTGCGACCGACC includes these proteins:
- a CDS encoding bifunctional 5,10-methylenetetrahydrofolate dehydrogenase/5,10-methenyltetrahydrofolate cyclohydrolase, with protein sequence MSAEIIDGKKIARTIEREVAKEVESFRADTGVTPHLTVVLVGDDPASHVYVNRKGQACERVGITEKTIVLPASTTEDELLALIDQLNAAAAVNGILVQMPLPRQISSTRVIEALDYRKDVDGFHPTNVGQAVVGAPLFEPCTPSGIVEMMLRARCEPAGKHAVILGRSNVVGKPLMNMLVQKTPRGNATVTVCHTATPDFSVYTRDADIVIAAAGSPEVVTGEMLKPGCAVIDVGVNRVADESAPKGYRIVGDVHFESASQVASAISPVPGGVGPMTIAMLVRNTIRAANLQHSRSGV
- a CDS encoding DUF4159 domain-containing protein, which encodes MHLRRVQTGLSRGSRGAMTISFALHLVGLVGVSVYLVATRLPYADESQLAIEWVELPQEQVRRLFPRKEPMPVTKTMPLTVATRTTPMATFSPNMIPEVVRRSSNVLTQSVEVNPHPVRTALPQITTAASLNTSRASATLPERSSTPFGDTSGRGVETGRTRAAAGVLGRQGLSIVESTGTQGLGISQPKFVDTTALLADAQLGAVLQGKGRDITGHIRIIRVKHTLSDWWQDPTAMASMIENIQANTRLRADMKFEGGALPLTDDRILDAPLLVMTGHDKDITVSRNMVRGGPLTDGLTDAERVNLRRYLLDRKGTLFFDDCGFNGIFAEQVRQELRHILPEYDLQDIPHNHEIYTVYYELSGPPTGGDVFWNSENNPQVSRFRSHKGITIDGRLAVLYNRKDYMCAMETAEIESRTMLRLRRSPDVYRFMTNLLVYAMKYGGNVDRTHYSSR